A genomic stretch from Desulfovibrio sp. Huiquan2017 includes:
- a CDS encoding 3-hydroxyacyl-ACP dehydratase, with protein sequence MISLETAVRAAGSPLHLTENGFEKTFVFPPDFVGFDGHFPGAPILPAVVQLMAGAQAAAEALSQLRAGHYTVSGVMRAKFLKPVEPDEQLVVTGTLTEDGAAPYAVVRILSGEDAVSHFRVTFSEVKP encoded by the coding sequence ATGATCTCGCTCGAAACCGCTGTGCGGGCCGCAGGTAGCCCTCTTCACCTTACTGAGAACGGTTTTGAAAAAACGTTTGTTTTTCCGCCGGATTTTGTCGGTTTTGATGGCCATTTCCCCGGCGCGCCTATTCTGCCCGCCGTGGTCCAGCTTATGGCGGGTGCTCAGGCTGCGGCGGAGGCTCTGTCCCAACTTCGGGCCGGACACTACACCGTCTCCGGTGTGATGCGGGCCAAATTCCTCAAACCGGTTGAACCGGATGAACAACTGGTGGTTACGGGAACGCTGACCGAAGATGGGGCCGCGCCGTATGCCGTGGTGCGTATACTTTCCGGCGAGGATGCCGTCTCTCATTTTCGTGTGACTTTCAGCGAGGTGAAGCCATGA
- a CDS encoding lysophospholipid acyltransferase family protein, giving the protein MSARRSVWSSASLASGFAHRLFYHAIQLAGRPLAYAMLFFVVVFYTLRPDVRKRSRDYRLRRFGKRSFVQSLLDCFRLQLEFGKMLVDRAVMGITGDFEMTATAEDRERMTELAGMGRGLVLVTGHVGCWQLGMSFLDHIDAPKAVVMYRDVRDVDRHYFEFGESGGPSFDIIDPTSPMGGTLQMLEVLKRGGVLCVMGDRPFGSDRGTVGVEFLGGTVRMPIGAFKLASSLQVPVVVTFSCRTGSGCGRIWVSKVIDLPERLGREPEAYRPYAQMLADGLGEFVETYPWQFYNFFNMWDE; this is encoded by the coding sequence GTGAGTGCTCGCAGATCGGTATGGTCCAGTGCGAGTCTGGCGTCGGGGTTTGCGCACCGGCTTTTCTACCATGCAATCCAGCTGGCAGGGCGGCCGTTGGCCTATGCCATGCTTTTTTTTGTCGTGGTCTTTTACACATTGCGTCCCGATGTTCGGAAGCGGTCCCGTGACTATCGTCTGCGGCGGTTCGGCAAGCGGTCGTTCGTGCAATCCCTGCTGGATTGTTTCCGGCTTCAGTTGGAGTTCGGCAAAATGCTGGTGGACCGAGCCGTTATGGGCATCACTGGGGATTTCGAAATGACGGCCACTGCCGAGGACCGGGAGCGGATGACGGAACTCGCCGGTATGGGGCGGGGATTGGTGCTGGTGACCGGGCATGTGGGCTGCTGGCAGTTAGGCATGTCTTTTCTCGACCATATCGATGCCCCCAAGGCGGTTGTCATGTACCGGGATGTTCGGGATGTGGACCGGCACTATTTCGAATTTGGAGAGTCCGGAGGACCGTCGTTCGATATCATTGACCCGACGTCTCCCATGGGCGGAACGCTGCAAATGCTTGAAGTGCTCAAGCGGGGCGGCGTGCTTTGCGTCATGGGTGACAGGCCGTTTGGCAGTGACCGGGGGACGGTCGGTGTGGAGTTCCTCGGCGGCACGGTGCGGATGCCCATAGGGGCATTCAAGCTGGCTTCTTCGCTCCAGGTTCCCGTGGTGGTGACCTTTTCCTGCCGTACGGGTTCCGGGTGTGGACGAATATGGGTTTCAAAGGTAATTGACCTCCCCGAACGTCTGGGGCGGGAGCCGGAAGCATACAGGCCGTATGCCCAGATGTTAGCGGACGGACTTGGGGAATTTGTCGAAACATATCCTTGGCAGTTCTATAATTTCTTCAACATGTGGGACGAGTGA
- a CDS encoding lipid biosynthesis B12-binding/radical SAM protein, with translation MARVLLISTNTTTEPYPVYPLGMSVIAAALERDGHTVRQFDFLAAGKELEPLAAVLTEFQPDLTGISLRNIDNVDSLSFAENWYLSHVREVAHFLKQDGYTVVVGGSGFSLMPEIILDYLGADFGVVGEGEQKMRRLVHMLEAGDVPPRVMKPEKGLGSKEMITPVRDEAILDFYMKQSCIASVQTKRGCENRCAYCSYPSIEGGWLRPRAVADVVDEIETLYLRNGVDSVFFTDSVFNDSHGYYLELAEALVRKQLPIKWSGFFQPTSVDATTLDLLKRSGLHAMEVGTDAATDETLEAMNKPFSFADVREFNAACVAARIPCAHFVIFGGPGETLETARQGIANLNALEHCVVFPFSGIRLYRGTPLYAQARRERLVDPADTLLEPKFYFSPFVDPAQLNEMLKKGFAGRRDRIFPPSDGQERMNVLRRFGYRGLLWDTLISFPKESAAPPLYGVSS, from the coding sequence ATGGCCCGGGTGCTGCTCATATCAACCAATACAACCACGGAACCCTACCCGGTCTATCCGCTTGGCATGTCTGTGATAGCGGCGGCGCTGGAGCGGGATGGACATACCGTGCGTCAGTTCGATTTTTTGGCTGCGGGAAAGGAACTTGAACCACTGGCTGCGGTCTTGACCGAGTTTCAGCCGGATTTGACCGGTATTTCCCTGCGCAATATCGACAACGTGGATTCTCTTTCTTTTGCTGAAAACTGGTATCTGAGCCATGTCCGGGAAGTCGCCCATTTCTTGAAGCAGGATGGATATACCGTGGTCGTCGGAGGCTCCGGATTCTCCCTTATGCCGGAGATTATTCTCGATTACCTGGGAGCGGATTTCGGTGTCGTGGGCGAGGGGGAACAAAAGATGCGGCGGCTGGTGCATATGTTGGAAGCCGGGGATGTGCCGCCTCGGGTCATGAAGCCGGAAAAGGGCCTTGGATCGAAGGAAATGATTACTCCTGTTCGCGATGAAGCCATTCTGGATTTTTACATGAAGCAGAGCTGCATCGCCAGCGTGCAGACCAAACGGGGGTGTGAGAACCGTTGCGCGTATTGCTCCTATCCGTCCATCGAGGGCGGGTGGTTGCGGCCGCGAGCCGTTGCTGATGTGGTGGATGAGATAGAAACGCTGTACCTGCGAAACGGTGTGGATTCTGTTTTCTTCACCGACTCCGTGTTCAACGACTCGCACGGCTACTACCTTGAGTTGGCCGAAGCCTTGGTTCGGAAGCAGTTACCCATCAAGTGGAGTGGCTTTTTTCAGCCTACTTCTGTGGATGCGACGACACTGGACCTGCTTAAACGCTCCGGCCTGCACGCCATGGAGGTGGGGACGGACGCGGCCACGGACGAGACGTTGGAGGCGATGAACAAGCCGTTCTCCTTTGCGGATGTTCGCGAGTTTAACGCTGCTTGTGTTGCGGCGCGCATTCCCTGCGCTCACTTCGTCATTTTCGGCGGGCCGGGAGAGACGCTGGAGACTGCCCGGCAGGGCATCGCCAACCTCAATGCCCTGGAGCATTGTGTTGTTTTTCCCTTTTCCGGCATTCGACTATATCGAGGGACACCGCTCTATGCCCAGGCCCGGCGAGAGAGGCTGGTGGACCCTGCCGACACACTGCTTGAGCCAAAGTTTTATTTTTCTCCCTTCGTAGACCCGGCCCAACTCAATGAGATGCTCAAAAAGGGTTTTGCTGGACGTCGGGACCGTATCTTTCCTCCCTCGGACGGGCAGGAGCGAATGAACGTTCTGCGTCGGTTTGGCTATCGCGGCCTGCTGTGGGATACCCTTATCTCCTTTCCCAAGGAATCGGCTGCGCCGCCTCTCTATGGGGTTTCATCATGA
- a CDS encoding DUF2062 domain-containing protein: MIDILVVIPVYNHGQTLRQVVEQVLDIFPDVLVVDDGSTDGGIETLVGLPVRLVQHDTNRGKGQAILTAAEEARRLGKTHIITLDADGQHFPSDIPAFLAAIQEDPRAVVVGARDFSGENIPGASVFGRRFSNFWLRVQTGVCLSDVQCGFRAYPLAIFGAVTLNERRFAFEVEVLVRSAWAGYPLKDVDIHVHYPKSGERISHFRALRDNVEISLLNTRLTARSFLPVPHRRYTEDKTGRVSPVHPMKSLRLLLEKNETPWQLALAAGLGMLLGTLPLIGLHCLAIVFVLGYFRLSKIMGLAVSQLCIPPFVPALCVEAGYYLRHGQFLTDISMQTLGDEALERIWEYVLGTLVLGPAFGLLTGVVVYGLARIVRSRLIRDRVEESLQ, translated from the coding sequence ATGATTGATATCCTTGTCGTCATACCTGTCTATAACCATGGCCAAACGTTGCGTCAGGTGGTCGAGCAGGTCCTTGATATCTTTCCCGACGTACTGGTGGTGGACGACGGCAGCACGGATGGCGGGATCGAGACATTGGTCGGGCTCCCGGTCCGGTTGGTGCAGCACGATACGAACCGAGGCAAAGGCCAGGCCATCCTGACTGCGGCGGAAGAGGCACGTCGTCTCGGCAAGACGCATATCATCACCCTGGACGCCGACGGGCAGCACTTTCCTTCGGACATCCCGGCTTTTCTGGCGGCGATACAGGAAGATCCCCGGGCCGTCGTGGTCGGTGCCCGTGATTTTAGCGGCGAAAATATTCCGGGTGCATCGGTGTTCGGGCGGCGTTTTTCCAATTTTTGGCTGCGTGTGCAGACCGGGGTCTGTCTTTCCGATGTCCAATGCGGGTTCCGGGCTTATCCCTTGGCTATATTCGGTGCCGTCACTTTGAATGAGCGCCGTTTTGCCTTTGAGGTGGAAGTGCTGGTCCGGTCGGCCTGGGCAGGCTATCCATTGAAGGACGTAGATATTCACGTCCATTATCCCAAGTCGGGGGAGCGGATTTCCCATTTCCGCGCTCTGCGAGATAATGTGGAGATATCCCTGCTCAATACCCGGTTGACGGCACGTTCCTTCCTTCCTGTTCCGCACCGTCGGTACACCGAGGACAAGACCGGACGGGTCAGCCCTGTCCACCCCATGAAATCTCTGCGCTTGTTGCTCGAAAAGAACGAAACACCATGGCAACTTGCGCTGGCGGCAGGACTGGGGATGCTGCTCGGCACATTGCCCCTCATCGGTCTGCATTGCCTCGCCATCGTCTTTGTCCTTGGCTATTTCCGGCTCAGCAAAATCATGGGGCTGGCCGTGAGCCAGCTTTGTATTCCTCCTTTTGTCCCGGCGTTGTGCGTGGAGGCCGGGTACTATCTTCGGCATGGACAGTTCTTGACCGACATCTCCATGCAGACGCTTGGTGACGAGGCGCTGGAGCGTATCTGGGAATACGTCCTCGGCACGTTGGTACTTGGCCCGGCCTTTGGTCTGTTGACCGGGGTTGTCGTCTACGGGTTGGCCAGGATAGTCCGTTCCCGGCTCATCCGAGATCGGGTGGAGGAGTCCCTTCAGTGA
- a CDS encoding acyl-CoA thioesterase: MSRNAYFKAVKDAPAPLRDEVERRVRFEEVDPLGIVWHGRYPSYFEDGRVSHGHRYGIGYLDFHAHRVTAPVKQMHVDYILPLAFGDTVRIETLLHYNEAARLNYEFIIRNAAGEVTTTGYTVQLFVDAERELMLTPPDFYTAFLAQWSGGQL; the protein is encoded by the coding sequence ATGAGCAGAAATGCGTATTTCAAGGCCGTTAAGGACGCCCCGGCTCCATTGCGTGACGAGGTGGAACGCCGGGTTCGTTTCGAGGAGGTAGATCCCCTCGGCATTGTCTGGCATGGTCGCTATCCCAGTTATTTTGAGGACGGTCGGGTCAGCCACGGTCATCGTTACGGCATCGGTTACCTGGACTTCCACGCGCACAGGGTGACCGCCCCGGTCAAACAGATGCATGTGGACTATATTCTGCCACTCGCCTTTGGCGATACCGTACGAATCGAAACCCTACTGCACTATAACGAAGCGGCACGACTCAATTATGAGTTCATCATCCGCAATGCGGCCGGGGAAGTAACCACGACCGGGTATACCGTGCAACTTTTTGTGGATGCCGAGCGTGAACTGATGCTGACGCCGCCTGATTTCTACACGGCATTTCTGGCACAATGGTCGGGCGGACAACTCTGA